The following proteins come from a genomic window of Aspergillus luchuensis IFO 4308 DNA, chromosome 3, nearly complete sequence:
- a CDS encoding uncharacterized protein (COG:Q;~EggNog:ENOG410PV59;~InterPro:IPR036291,IPR002347;~PFAM:PF00106,PF13561;~SMCOG1001:short-chain dehydrogenase/reductase SDR;~antiSMASH:Cluster_3.3;~go_process: GO:0055114 - oxidation-reduction process [Evidence IEA]) → MSTDRKTVLITGCSDGGIGAALAETFHDHRYHVFATVRTPSKAPKSLTNSPNATILTLDVLDSSSITNAVEKVTKATGGKLDVLVNNSGGSIILPAMDTSIEEGKKLFDLNFWAPFAVTQAFAPLLIRSKGCVVNNTSVNGALPFVFMSMYNSSKAAFMSASETWRMELAPLGVRTITLMTGGVKTKFFDNYVQRQVPETSYYIGAKDAIQKMGDGSLQDSGVDRYAYASKVVQAVERKESGKLWVGGGAVPAKWALWLLPQWGVDLMMRKMFPVFETIGGGLKKDA, encoded by the exons ATGTCCACAGACCGAAAGACCGTCCTCATCACAGGCTGCTCCGATGGAGGCATCGGAGCTGCACTGGCTGAGACCTTCCACGATCACCGTTACCATGTCTTTGCCACTGTGCGCACCCCGTCAAAGGCCCCCAAATCACTCACCAACTCTCCCAACGCTACCATCCTCACCTTGGATGTGCTGGATTCGAGTTCCATCACCAATGCAGTGGAGAAGGTGACCAAAGCCACTGGCGGCAAGCTTGACGTTCTGGTAAACAATAGCGGAGGcagcatcatcctccccgccATGGATACCTCAATCGAGGAGGGCAAAAAGCTATTCGACTTGAACTTCTGGGCGCCTTTCGCCGTAACGCAGGCCTTTGCTCCTCTACTGATCAGGTCCAAAGGGTGTGTTGTGAACAACACATCAGTGAATGGAGCTCTTCCGTTTGTCTTTATGA GCATGTACAATTCCTCGAAAGCGGCCTTTATGAGCGCCAGCGAGACTTGGCGTATGGAGCTGGCTCCGCTGGGTGTTCGCACCATCACTCTCATGACTGGTGGTGTGAAGACTAAGTTCTTCGACAATTACGTTCAACGCCAAGTCCCAGAGACCTCATATTACATCGGAGCAAAGGATGCTATTCAGAAAATGGGAGATGGAAGCTTGCAAGATAGCGGCGTTGATAGGTACGCATATGCATCTAAGGTGGTTCAGGcagtggagaggaaggagtcAGGAAAGCTGTGGGTTGGTGGAGGCGCTGTCCCTGCGAAATGGGCATTGTGGCTATTGCCGCAATGGGGTGTG gatttgatgatgaggaaaaTGTTTCCTGTGTTCGAGACAATCGGAGGCGGACTGAAGAAAGACGCTTAG
- a CDS encoding uncharacterized protein (COG:S;~EggNog:ENOG410Q07K;~TransMembrane:1 (o403-421i);~antiSMASH:Cluster_3.3), protein MHFIISTDNKKPDRNTRRLIRSHVMQGINKGRPRYDRRKKPYPIQQDQIPSPQSAEVYQDPNIIPSTSKLVVGPDPSFAQFAVQVDSGTFADILQFAKLSMQMFFPLGFLIEFDYRDKSWFHDSIRSDAAYLHLTVCASEVFMCSVHGRQHSDELLSNRRTMLHFTKGVQILRERLTGVDLRTKISDFTVRTVLMLAMTAHLMGESEVAQKHMEGIRTIMDLRGGLRLFESQKILIELFRWDLGLALQNNTTPIFFRDTFLEPLTPFPTIFNPTPSQTNNPQLHLDPTLKTTFHVLQNFCTLINTSITETPQRRLTPDIMPSTLSSVMYRLLQLPFPPNSNNETFRLGLLTFCHHTFLQWQDKTLPFVFFPASYQPHLLSFMGQCQQHPDDAGEDEGEDSLELILWLLMVGILALPPLPAFQGTDLWLRGCLREWLERVGIRTWGELREIMKRFLWVDLMHDFAGEGVFGDVLKV, encoded by the exons ATGCACTTTATCATATCGACGGATAACAAAAAGCCCGACAGAAACACCCGTCGACTCATCCGAAGCCATGTAATGCAAGGCATAAACAAAGGGCGGCCTCGATACGACCGACGGAAAAAGCCCTACCCCATACAACAGGATCAGATTCCATCACCACAATCAGCAGAAGTATATCAGGACCccaacatcatcccatcGACTAGTAAACTAGTAGTAGGGCCTGATCCGTCATTTGCTCAATTCGCCGTCCAAGTGGACTCCGGTACCTTCGCTGATATACTACAAT TCGCCAAACTATCAATGCAAATGTTCTTCCCATTGGGGTTCCTGATTGAATTCGACTATAGGGATAAATCCTGGTTCCACGACTCCATCCGTTCCGATGCCGCCTATCTGCATCTCACCGTATGCGCATCGGAAGTCTTCATGTGCTCAGTCCACGGTCGACAACATTCCGACGAACTACTTTCCAATCGCAGAACCATGCTCCATTTTACAAAGGGCGTGCAGATCCTTCGCGAGAGACTAACGGGCGTCGATCTCCGGACCAAAATCTCCGATTTCACCGTACGCACTGTGCTGATGTTGGCCATGACAGCGCATTTGATGGGCGAATCCGAGGTCGCACAGAAACATATGGAGGGAATTCGAACAATCATGGATCTTCGGGGTGGTCTGCGCTTATTCGAGAGCCAGAAAATCCTCATCGAGCTGTTCAG ATGGGACCTAGGCCTCGCCCTCCAAAACAACACCACACCCATATTCTTCCGAGACACCTTCCTCGAACCACTAACCCCATTCCctaccatcttcaacccaacccctagccaaaccaacaacccccaactccacctAGACCCAACCCTAAAGACAACCTTCCACGTCCTCCAAAACTTCTGCACCCTAATCAACACAAGCATCACCGAGACCCCCCAACGCCGCCTAACCCCAGATATCATGCCCTCTACTCTCTCCTCCGTAATGTaccgtcttcttcaactgcCCTTCCCCCCGAACAGCAACAACGAAACCTTCCGTCTAGGTCTCCTCACCTTCTGCCATCATACCTTCCTCCAGTGGCAAGACAAGACATTGCCTTTTGTATTCTTCCCTGCTTCGTATCAACCTCATCTCTTGTCGTTCATGGGACAATGCCAGCAACATCCTGACGATGCTGGGGAGGACGAGGGGGAGGATTCCCTGGAGCTCATTCTCTGGCTATTGATGGTCGGGATCCTTGCattgccgccgctgccagcATTTCAGGGGACGGATCTCTGGTTGAGAGGGTGTTTGCGGGAATGGTTGGAGAGAGTGGGGATCAGGACGTGGGGAGAGTTGCGAGAGATCATGAAGAGGTTTTTGTGGGTGGATTTGATGCATGATTttgctggggagggtgtGTTTGGTGATGTGCTGAAGGTATAA
- the hsp88 gene encoding Hsp70 chaperone Hsp88 (BUSCO:EOG092616YZ;~COG:O;~EggNog:ENOG410PFSD;~InterPro:IPR018181,IPR029047,IPR029048,IPR013126, IPR043129;~PFAM:PF00012,PF06723;~antiSMASH:Cluster_3.3) → MSVVGIDFGAQSTKVGVARNKGIDIITNEVSNRSTPSLVGFNARCRALGEAAKTQETSNLKNTVGNLKRLIGRSFSDPDVAIEQEYTTAQLCDVNGQAGAEVSYLGKKEKFSATQLVAMYLTKIRDITSKELKLPVSDVTISVPAWFTDVQRRAMLDAGEIAGLKVLRLINDTTATALGYGITKLDLPGPEEKPRRVMFVDIGYSDYTASIVEFRKGELNVKATAYDRHFGGRNFDRALTEHFADEFKEKFKIDVRTHPKAWSRTLAAAEKMKKVLSANPAAPMSIESLMEDVDVRAIVKREELETMVKPLLDRVTVPIEEALAEAKLKPEDIDFVEMVGGCTRVPAIKDAVSKFFGKTLSFTLNQDEAIARGCAFSCAILSPVFRVRDFSVHDIVNYPIEFTWEQSADIPDEDTSLTVFNRGNVMPSTKILTFYRKQPFDLEARYAKPEMLPGKVNPWVGRFSVKGVKADANDDFMICKLKARLNLHGILNLESGYYVEDMEVEEPVPEEGDAMDTDGKDGEQPKKTRKVKKQVRKGDLPISTGTTSTDESVLNAWTERENSMYMEDKLIAETDEKKNELESSIYELRDKIDGVYSEFANEEEKDKLRAKLTDTEDWLYEEGEDTTKSVYVAKMDEIRFVAGPIIQRYREKQEAERQAQEEAAAKKRAEEEAKRKAEEEAKKAEEEAKKAEEKPDAEMKDAPAEGEKPAEQ, encoded by the exons ATGTCTGTCGTCGGTATAGATTTCGGTGCCCAGAGCACCAAGGTCGGTGTTGCCCGTAACAAGGGTATTGATATT ATCACCAACGAAGTTTCCAACAGATCTACTCC TTCCCTTGTTGGCTTCAATGCCCGCTGCAGAGCTCTCGGTGAGGCCGCTAAGACGCAAGAGACTTCCAACCTCAAGAACACGGTCGGCAACCTGAAGCGCCTGATCGGCCGCTCATTCAGCGACCCCGATGTTGCGATCGAGCAGGAGTACACCACGGCTCAGCTTTGCGATGTCAACGGCCAGGCCGGTGCCGAGGTCAGCTACCtcggaaagaaggagaagttcTCGGCTACTCAGCTGGTCGCCATGTACCTGACCAAGATCCGGGACATCACCTCCAAGGAGCTGAAGCTTCCTGTCTCCGACGTCACCATCAGCGTTCCCGCTTGGTTCACCGACGTCCAGCGCCGCGCCATGCTTGATGCCGGTGAGATTGCTGGCCTCAAGGTCCTCCGCCTGATCAAcgacaccaccgccaccgctcTCGGTTACGGTATCACTAAGCTCGACCTGCCCGGCCCCGAGGAGAAGCCCCGTCGGGTCATGTTCGTCGATATCGGCTACAGCGACTACACTGCCTCCATCGTCGAGTTCCGCAAGGGTGAGCTCAACGTCAAGGCTACTGCCTACGACCGTCACTTCGGTGGTCGCAACTTCGACCGTGCCCTGACCGAGCACTTCGCCGATGAGTTCAAGGAGAAGTTCAAGATCGATGTTCGCACTCACCCCAAGGCCTGGTCTCGTACCCTGGCCGCTgccgagaagatgaagaaggttcTGTCGGCCAACCCTGCTGCTCCCATGAGCATCGAGTCTCTGATGGAGGACGTCGACGTCCGCGCCATTGTTAAGCGTGAGGAGCTTGAGACCATGGTCAAGCCCCTTCTGGACCGGGTCACCGTTCCCATTGAGGAAGCCCTGGCTGAGGCCAAGCTCAAGCCCGAGGACATCGACTTCGTCGAGATGGTTGGTGGCTGCACCCGTGTGCCCGCCATCAAGGACGCCGTCTCCAAGTTCTTCGGCAAGACCCTCTCTTTCACCCTCAACCAGGATGAGGCCATTGCTCGCGGCTGTGCTTTCAGCTGTgccatcctctcccccgTCTTCCGTGTGCGTGACTTCTCCGTTCACGACATCGTCAACTACCCCATCGAGTTCACCTGGGAGCAGTCTGCCGACATCCCCGACGAGGACACCAGCCTGACTGTCTTCAACCGCGGCAACGTTATGCCTTCCACCAAGATCCTTACCTTCTACCGCAAGCAGCCTTTCGATCTCGAGGCCCGCTACGCCAAGCCCGAGATGCTGCCCGGCAAGGTCAACCCCTGGGTTGGCCGCTTCTCCGTCAAGGGTGTCAAGGCTGATGCCAACGACGACTTCATGATCTGCAAGCTCAAAGCTCGTCTGAACCTGCACGGTATCCTCAACCTGGAGTCCGGTTACTACGTTGAGGACATGGAAGTCGAGGAGCCCGTTCccgaggagggtgat GCCATGGACACCGATGGCAAGGATGGTGAGCAGCCCAAGAAGACTCGCAAGGTCAAGAAGCAGGTCCGCAAGGGTGACCTGCCCATCTCGACCGGCACTACCTCCACCGATGAGTCTGTCCTGAACGCCTGGACTGAGCGTGAGAACTCCATGTACATGGAGGACAAGCTCATTGCCGAGAccgacgagaagaagaacgagcTCGAGTCCAGCATCTACGAGCTGCGTGACAAGATTGACGGCGTCTACTCCGAGTTCGCcaacgaggaggagaaggacaaGCTGCGCGCTAAGCTGACCGACACCGAG GACTGGCTCtacgaggagggtgaggacaCCACTAAGTCCGTCTACGTGGCCAAGATGGACGAGATCCGCTTCGTCGCCGgtcccatcatccagcgcTACCGCGAGAAGCAGGAGGCCGAGCGCCAGGCCCAGGAGGAGGCCGCCGCCAAGAAGCGtgccgaagaagaggccaAGCGtaaggccgaggaggaggccaagaaggccgaagaggaggctaagaaggccgaggagaAGCCCGACGCTGAGATGAAGGACGCTCCTGCCGAGGGCGAGAAGCCCGCTGAGCAGTAA
- the chsD gene encoding chitin synthase D (COG:M;~EggNog:ENOG410PJ2V;~InterPro:IPR029044,IPR004835;~PFAM:PF03142,PF13632,PF13641;~TransMembrane:4 (n2-13c17/18o41-63i394-411o417-435i442-465o);~antiSMASH:Cluster_3.3;~go_function: GO:0004100 - chitin synthase activity [Evidence IEA];~go_function: GO:0016758 - transferase activity, transferring hexosyl groups [Evidence IEA]), whose product MALLITLCRGIFLPVMIAILPLPPQITQFFPRQLVSVLQWFAFWAFSALLIIPWLFCVNRFVIHSLGRTKRVKEALDDRTAPKTVIVMPVYKEDPLVLIKAIDSVVNSDYPSYCIHVFLSYDGCNIDEPYLHVIDHLGIPISLESYPQSIDVTYHGARITVSRFKHGGKRHCQKQTFRLIDKVYADYLKHNDDLFLLFIDSDCILDKLCLQNFMYDMELKPGSQHNMLAMTGIITSTTERNSLITVLQDMEYIHGQLVERTVESGCGAVTCLPGALTILRFSAFRKMARYYFADKAEQCEDLFDYGKCHLGEDRWLTHLFMIGAIERYQIQMCTSAFCKTEAVQTFCSLLKQRRRWFLGYITNEVCMLTDVRLWKRYPLLCLVRFMQNTIRTTALLFFILVISIITTSSKIKNLPVGFIAVSLGLNYILMVYFGIRLKRFKAWLYPLMFILNPFFNWLYIVYGIFTAGQRTWGGPRADAAKADEHTTPEEAVEKARVQGDELNVQVDTFRTKIEEKGVPIRPSSKVNGRLSFAPQLPDRYYDYQGALGTSLAKYLTPLPDVPRIGLHPHCSSDSVATSDSGGNSISLPQNVESLMSAGERARLSISRPAQEDTGLLHTREADGGEHGLYVQSNEDPVDNRAYELHTIESESNVPSGKPQVSSSVPQSMIQQSRAVPGSQPHGHLPQPRYTKRPSRIPRQKKGHMQPEQMV is encoded by the exons ATggccctcctcatcacacTGTGCAG GGGAATCTTTCTTCCAGTGATGATCGCTATACTTCCACTACCACCGCAGATCACGCAATTTTTTCCTCGCCAGCTCGTGTCGGTACTTCAATGGTTCGCTTTCTGGGCATTCTCTGCGCTTCTAATCATACCATGGCTATTTTGTGTCAATAGATTCGTGATTCACTCCTTAGGGCGAACCAAGAGGGTGAAGGAGGCTTTAGATGACCGCACCGCACCAAAAACCGTCATTGTCATGCCAGTATACAAAGAAGACCCCCTTGTTCTGATCAAGGCAATTGACTCGGTCGTTAATAGCGACTATCCCAGTTATTGCATTCATGTTTTCTTGTCCTATGATGGGTGCAACATCGATGAACCTTATCTCCATGTGATCGACCATTTGGGAATTCCGATTTCGCTGGAGAGTTACCCGCAAAGCATTGATGTGACATATCATGGGGCAAGGATCACTGTTTCAAGATTCAAGCACGGTGGCAAGCGTCATTGCCAGAAACAAACCTTCAGGTTGATCGACAAGGTATATGCCGACTATCTAAAGCATAATGACGACCTATTTTTGTTGTTCATCGATTCAGACTGCATTCTTGACAAATTATGCCTGCAGAACTTCATGTATGACATGGAACTGAAACCAGGGAGCCAGCATAATATGTTAGCGATGACAGGAATCATCACTTCAACCACAGAGAGAAATTCCCTGATAACTGTTCTACAGGACATGGAATACATTCACGGGCAGCTTGTTGAGCGTACCGTGGAGTCCGGTTGCGGCGCTGTTACCTGCCTTCCGGGAGCACTGACAATCCTACGATTTTCAGCTTTCCGCAAAATGGCGAGGTACTACTTCGCGGACAAAGCTGAGCAATGTGAGGATCTCTTCGACTATGGCAAGTGTCACTTGGGAGAAGATCGCTGGTTAACGCACTTGTTCATGATCGGGGCGATTGAACGCTATCAAATTCAGATGTGCACGAGTGCTTTCTGCAAGACAGAGGCGGTTCAGACATTCTGTAGCCTGCTTAAACAACGACGTCGATGGTTTCTCGGCTACATAACCAACGAAGTGTGTATGCTGACCGACGTCAGACTGTGGAAACGCTACCCACTATTGTGTCTGGTGCGCTTCATGCAGAACACAATCCGGACGACTGCATTGCTATTCTTCATTTTGGTAATCTCGATCATAACAACTTCCAGCAAGATTAAAAACCTGCCTGTTGGCTTCATTGCAGTTTCGCTCGGTCTCAATTACATCCTTATGGTTTATTTTGGGATAAGGCTCAAACGCTTCAAAGCCTGGCTCTATCCCCTAATGTTCATCCTGAATCCGTTCTTCAATTGGCTTTACATAGTGTACGGCATCTTCACTGCAGGCCAGCGAACGTGGGGCGGGCCTCGAGCTGACGCAGCCAAAGCTGATGAGCATACTACACCAGAGGAAGCGGTCGAGAAGGCTAGGGTCCAGGGGGATGAGCTGAATGTTCAGGTAGACACCTTTCGAACGAAAATAGAAGAGAAAGGCGTTCCCATCCGGCCTTCATCTAAGGTCAATGGTCGCCTCTCGTTTGCGCCACAGCTTCCAGATCGGTATTACGACTATCAGGGCGCTCTGGGGACCAGTCTCGCCAAATACCTGACCCCTCTTCCAGACGTGCCTCGCATCGGCCTCCACCCACATTGCTCATCTGACTCGGTTGCGACATCCGATTCTGGAGGCAATTCAATTTCCTTGCCCCAGAATGTGGAATCCTTGATGAGCGCCGGGGAGCGGGCCAGACTCTCCATAAGTCGCCCGGCGCAGGAAGACACCGGACTTCTACACACACGGGAggcagatggtggagagcaTGGCCTGTATGTGCAATCTAACGAGGACCCGGTAGACAACCGGGCGTATGAATTGCATACCATTGAGTCAGAGAGCAATGTCCCAAGCGGAAAGCCCCAGGTATCGTCAAGTGTTCCACAATCAATGATACAGCAATCTAGAGCTGTTCCTGGGTCTCAGCCCCATGGGCACTTGCCACAGCCAAGATACACCAAGCGACCTAGTAGGATTCcgaggcagaagaagggacATATGCAACCAGAACAAATGGTTTGA
- a CDS encoding uncharacterized protein (COG:S;~EggNog:ENOG410PT0V) produces MPPRAIYLVTSRNSPSQRAHFSIFVPSVACSTIGTSIHVVGAPMMGYQLEFKRNHALSSNEEPYETVLLGHVDSQHIADSLKESSSMYVDHTSRSDLEIAASQIPAPRVSENFMAPVNDVSNSRVPHCLCSSLTYTDHQQEMSRVDYGICSSSGCSGST; encoded by the coding sequence ATGCCTCCCAGAGCAATATACCTCGTAACATCCCGAAATAGCCCGAGCCAGCGTGCTCATTTCTCCATCTTTGTTCCATCGGTCGCTTGTTCCACTATAGGTACTTCGATACACGTTGTGGGCGCGCCTATGATGGGCTATCAGCTCGAGTTCAAACGGAATCacgccctctcctccaatgaAGAGCCGTATGAGACGGTCTTACTTGGACATGTCGACTCTCAACATATTGCGGACTCCTTAAAagagagtagtagtatgtatgtagacCATACTTCGAGGAGTGATCTTGAAATCGCAGCCAGTCAGATACCGGCCCCTCGTGTTAGTGAGAATTTCATGGCACCTGTGAATGATGTGAGTAATTCTCGAGTGCCTCACTGCCTGTGCTCCAGCCTGACGTATACAGACCACCAACAAGAGATGTCAAGAGTGGACTATGGAATTTGTTCGTCATCTGGTTGCTCGGGGTCTacttga
- a CDS encoding tRNA maturation protein LHP1 (COG:A;~EggNog:ENOG410QDTN;~InterPro:IPR000504,IPR036388,IPR035979,IPR006630, IPR012677,IPR036390,IPR002344;~PFAM:PF05383,PF00076;~go_component: GO:0005634 - nucleus [Evidence IEA];~go_component: GO:1990904 - ribonucleoprotein complex [Evidence IEA];~go_function: GO:0003676 - nucleic acid binding [Evidence IEA];~go_function: GO:0003723 - RNA binding [Evidence IEA];~go_process: GO:0006396 - RNA processing [Evidence IEA]): MSEEQKPVAQPNAEAEKDVQNVLAELKGENEVPANGAEKKETEDAEEARIVEAAAKLGEKSEKAEEQKTTQESRNDNRGREGRFNRRNNAKFDPSTQQVTDDPVEIRKQVEFYFSDSNLPMDKFLFSKVGGSANRSVPLELLHSFKRMRRFQPFSAVVEALKSSETLELTDNDTSVRRKTPLPETVSQTHDHNVVKVFEDQAMSRSIYAKGFGDEEPTTQLDIEAFFAPYGPVNAIRLRRAYDKTFKGSVFVEFESEEKQKAFLALDPKPQWKGQDLLIKSKKDYCDEKVRDIEAGRVKPSGSRGRGGFQRGRGRGRGGNRGRDNRDWRERRAADQKNGFNDKKSEPKEERSEVQKDARGVPIVQSTAESGQKRAAEDEANGDHPAKKVDAKE; this comes from the exons ATGTCCGAAGAGCAAAAGCCTGTCGCCCAGCCCAACgctgaggctgagaaggatgTCCAGAACGTCCTCGCCGAGCTGAAGGGCGAGAACGAAGTGCCCGCCAACGGTGCcgaaaagaaggagaccgAAGATGCCGAGGAAGCCCGCATTGTCGAGGCCGCCGCCAAGCTGGGCGAGAAGTCTGAGAAGgccgaagagcagaagacGACACAGGAATCTCGCAACGACAACCGGGGTCGCGAGGGCCGCTTCAACCGCCGCAACAACGCCAAGTTTGACCCCTCCACGCAGCAGGTGACGGATGACCCGGTCGAGATCCGCAAGCAGGTTGAGTTCTACTTCTCTGACTCCAACCTGCCCATGGACAAGTTCTTGTTCTCCAAGGTCGGCGGCAGCGCCAACCGTTCCGTTCCTCTGGAACTTCTGCACTCCTTCAAGCGCATGCGCCGCTTCCAGCCCTTCAGCGCCGTCGTCGAGGCCCTCAAGTCGTCTGAGACGCTTGAGTTGACCGATAACGATACCTCCGTGCGCCGGAAGACTCCCCTTCCGGAGACCGTGTCGCAGACTCACGATCACAACGTGGTCAAGGTGTTCGAGGACCAGGCCATGAGCCGTAGCATCTACGCCAAGGGTTTCGGCGACGAGGAGCCGACCACTCAGCTTGACATTGAGGCCTTCTTTGCCCCCTACGGACccgtcaacgccatccgTCTGCGTCGTGCCTACGACAAGACCTTCAAGGGCAGTGTGTTCGTTGAGTTCGAgtcggaggagaagcagaaggctTTCCTGGCCCTGGATCCCAAGCCCCAGTGGAAGGGACAGGACCTGCTcatcaagagcaagaaggacTACTGCGACGAGAAGGTGCGCGACATTGAGGCTGGCCGCGTGAAGCCCAGCGGCTCCCGCGGACGCGGTGGCTTCCAGCGCGGTCGCggccgtggccgtggtgGAAACCGTGGCCGTGACAACCGCGACTGGAGGGAGCGCCGCGCGGCTGACCAGAAGAACGGCTTCAACGACAAGAAGAGTGAGCCCAAGGAGGAGCGCAGTGAGGTCCAGAAGGATGCTCG CGGCGTCCCCATTGTCCAGAGCACCGCCGAGTCCGGCCAGAAGCGTGCCGCCGAAGACGAGGCGAACGGCGACCACCCTGCTAAGAAGGTGGACGCCAAGGAGTAA
- a CDS encoding putative RNA binding protein Ligatin/Tma64 (COG:J;~EggNog:ENOG410PJ8I;~InterPro:IPR036974,IPR036885,IPR001950,IPR015947, IPR039757,IPR039759,IPR036877;~PFAM:PF01253;~go_function: GO:0003723 - RNA binding [Evidence IEA];~go_function: GO:0003743 - translation initiation factor activity [Evidence IEA];~go_process: GO:0001731 - formation of translation preinitiation complex [Evidence IEA];~go_process: GO:0006413 - translational initiation [Evidence IEA]): protein MVMQKLHGGADLMTPGLANDPPFDERAVKGAVVAVASLNRHTVPLFVGVCEIDISALGEVQGTKGHAVRGLHWEGDELWAWSSSSKPGQPAPEYLEGWDDELEEDEDVGEIEEGVQSLAVDGEEATQGAGGEEASDEAHDAPQEEVPEVEEKEPTTKEIDEAFEKAFLYSLYKLKQDNPSATNHGLSLPVQPSALISNMITPHLPIYTAKQAQYYQIKKTSWKNVKKFIKYLDKQRLVKSKDRNGQETVILDVDFNDRRVLEFVPYRLPSKNAVESAGKPATPANNAKSASTDSGDPSVGQTLTVQTLYRPTNKLTPTIFPALSSTHPSNYYKYTDISTHLDQYIQSQNPPLVDPKNKRIITLNPYLANTIFTSSSADDKSTLARGKTTRDGLLKRLIEDHSLMTAHYVILRPGQTLSEVKPKAGAAPKVNVILERRTGSKTVTKVWNLEVFGIIPSLLAEELQKKCASSTSVTQATGAPKGVMEVLVQGDQRRALETALVRRGLRTQWIDVVDKTKKKK, encoded by the exons ATGGTCATGCAGAAACTGCACGGAGGAGCTGACCTGATGACTCCGGGTCTCGCCAATGACCCGCCTTTCGACGAGCGTGCCGTTAAAGGTGCAGTGGTTGCTGTTGCAAGCCTTAATAGGCATACGGTACCGCTGTTTGTGGGCGTGTGCGAAATCGACATCTCTGCCCTTGGTGAGGTCCAGGGCACGAAGGGACATGCCGTTCGAGGTCTGCACTGGGAAGGTGATGAGTTGTGGGCATGGAGCTCGTCTTCCAAGCCGGGTCAGCCCGCTCCAGAGTATCTGGAGGGGTGGGATGATGAactggaagaggacgaagatgtaGGAGAGATCGAAGAGGGCGTGCAGAGCCTAGCAGTAGATGGTGAAGAGGCCActcaaggagctggaggcgaGGAAGCATCGGACGAAGCGCATGATGCTCCGCAGGAGGAGGTTCCTGAGgttgaagaaaaagagccCACAACTAAAG AAATTGATGAGGCTTTCGAAAAGGCCTTCCTCTACTCCCTCTACAAGCTCAAGCAAGATAACCCATCCGCTACCAATCACGGTCTATCTTTACCCGTTCAACCATCTGCTCTGATATCGAACATGATCACACCCCACCTGCCCATATACACCGCAAAACAAGCCCAATACTACCAAATCAAGAAGACCAGCTGGAAGAACGTGAAAAAGTTCATCAAATACCTGGACAAGCAGCGCTTGGTCAAGTCCAAAGACCGCAACGGCCAAGAGACCGTCATCCTCGATGTGGACTTCAATGACCGTCGCGTTCTAGAATTCGTCCCTTACAGACTCCCATCCAAGAACGCCGTCGAGAGCGCAGGAAAGCCTGCCACTCCAGCAAACAACGCCAAGTCCGCATCTACAGACAGCGGCGACCCCTCAGTCGGCCAAACCCTGACCGTGCAGACTCTCTATCGCCCAACCAACAAACTCACTCCAACCATCTTCCCCGCCCTATCCAGCACCCACCCCAGCAACTACTACAAATACACCGACATCTCCACCCACCTCGACCAATACATCCAATCTCAGAATCCCCCGCTCGTCGACCCCAAAAACAAAcgcatcatcaccctcaacCCCTACCTCGCCaacaccatcttcacctcctcctctgccgaTGACAAGAGCACTCTCGCCCGCGGCAAAACCACCCGTGACGGCCTCCTCAAGCGCCTCATCGAGGACCACTCCCTCATGACAGCCCACTACGTCATCCTACGCCCTGGCCAAACCCTCTCCGAGGTGAAGCCCAAAGCAGGCGCCGCCCCCAAGGTCAATGTGATCCTTGAACGCCGCACCGGTTCCAAAACCGTCACTAAGGTCTGGAACCTCGAAGTGTTCGGCATCATCCCTAGTCTCTTGGCCGAAGAACTGCAGAAGAAATGCGCTAGCAGCACCAGCGTAACGCAGGCTACTGGCGCGCCCAAGGGCGTCATGGAGGTGCTCGTCCAGGGAGACCAGCGACGCGCATTGGAGACGGCGTTGGTGAGACGTGGGTTGAGGACGCAGTGGATTGACGTTGTGGataagacgaagaagaagaaatga